In Aegilops tauschii subsp. strangulata cultivar AL8/78 chromosome 3, Aet v6.0, whole genome shotgun sequence, one genomic interval encodes:
- the LOC109773831 gene encoding uncharacterized protein, whose translation MARPQEGGGRKGCLRACGCGRTGAAFQFSPQSFPFSYPLYAGGYAHSVVRRRPPCLAREDGVRSPGGWTARRGAIAPELLCPRLAPPCTAPAATRHTPSPATTSSDRRTSTRATPRPQPRRAAVLRNPGLLLDLASPCEQTASPATATATVLELTGADRTGLISEVFAVLADMSCSVVDARAWSHRGRLACLVYLRDEDVAAAGVERIEARLAPLLRETRKPAAAPWLPSPPTPSRTPTGVSTSSCMPAATRSAHSQLPRCMSRARPSAGTRCSTSIPQSSLVQWLRKIQESKSCARGGRIRKKHGDGTLAVDQMQTCT comes from the exons ATGGCAAGGCCacaggagggaggagggagaaagGGCTGCCTCCGTGCGTGCGGGTGCGGGCGAACTGGTGCG GCATTTCAATTCAGTCCGCAGTCCTTTCCTTTCTCTTATCCACTCTACGCCGGCGGCTACGCCCATTCCGTCGTGCGCCGGCGGCCGCCGTGCCTCGCGCGGGAGGATGGAGTGCGCTCGCCGGGAGGATGGACGGCGCGGAGAGGCGCGATCGCTCCCGAGCTCCTGTGCCCACGCCTCGCGCCTCCTTGCACAGCTCCGGCGGCCACTCGCCACACGCCGTCGCCGGCGACCACAAGCAGCGACCGTCGCACCTCTACGCGCGCCACCCCGAGGCCCCAGCCacgccgcgccgccgtcctccgcAATCCCGGCCTCCTCCTCGACCTCGCCTCTCCGTGCGAACAAACGGCGTCGCCGGCGACGGCCACGGCCACCGTGCTTGAGCTGACGGGCGCCGACCGCACGGGGCTCATCTCCGAGGTGTTCGCCGTGCTGGCCGACATGAGCTGCAGCGTCGTCGATGCCAGGGCGTGGTCGCATCGCGGCCGCCTCGCCTGCCTCGTCTACCTGCGGGACGAGGATGTGGCCGCCGCCGGTGTGGAGCGCATCGAGGCCCGCCTCGCCCCCCTCCTCCGCGAGACTCGGAAGCCAGCGGCGGCGCCGTGGCTGCCGTCCCCGCCGACTCCATCCCGCACGCCGACCGGCGTCTCCACCAGCTCATGTATGCCAGCGGCGACCAGGAGCGCGCATTCCCAGCTCCCTCGGTGTATGTCAAGAGCTAGGCCGAGCGCGGGTACTCGGTGTTCAACGTCCATTCCACAATCATCTCTTGTACAGTGGCTGAGGAAGATCCAGGAAAGCAAGAGCTGCGCAAGAGGGGGCAGGATCAGGAAGAAGCACGGTGATGGAACCTTAGCAGTAGACCAAATGCAGACATGTACATAA